In a genomic window of Aggregatimonas sangjinii:
- a CDS encoding amidohydrolase family protein, whose protein sequence is MQNSILKKLLICALLFLFFPLLAQETAKDSTKKATKELPLEPERTIEFATDRGTWISLDVSPDGQTIAFDLMGDIYTMPITGGKAKALTNGLQYDVHPRYSPDGKSLVFISDKSGSDNIWTIDLASKKETQVTEEKKHNFFSAEWTPDGEYLVGAKGRRNIKPHIYHKDGGSGSQLVDKPKEIKLIDPAFSADGKLLYFSQRKSSWNYNAQLPQYQIGAYDMEDGDMAVVTSRYGSAFTPTLSNDGNWLVYGTRFEAETGLVLRNLKTGKERWLAYPVQRDEQESIAPLGVLPAMSFTPDSKSVIASYGGKIYSISVDDNVAREIPFQVDVKLELGPQLKFKYPIEDTTEALVTQIRDAKPSPDGSRLAFTALNRLYVMALPNGTPKRLTTNDFTEAQPSWSPDGTSVVFTTWKQGGGHLYKINVDGRPKPVRLTKEPGIYTHPAWSYKSNRIVFHRGTAQSYDDAIGPFAQGSQVDLAWVSSNGGEIQFIDKSKGRQIPHFTKIDDRIYLSQNEKGLLSIRWDGSDEKEHLKLTGIETFGSQDIFGKDHDGAYGIPSALPTAEDGWRENKKASKPTEIHISPDGKTALALINNDLYTVTIPRYGKTPSVSLAKADKAAFPAMKLTVMGGEFPVWSHDSKKVHWSLGASHFRYDLLAGKKFQDSLDLIKKEKEKMKGKETETDSTEVDKKEDKDKKDPKFLAEEFKIKVRYGKDIPQGMVLLRGGRLITMKGDEVIENGDILLENNRIKAIGASGSLTVPENTVIIDVSGKTLTPGFVDTHAHMWPNWGVHKNQIWMYSANLAYGVTTTRDPQTATTDVLTYADMVEAGMLHGPRVYSTGPGVGFWKYQIESLDHAKEVLKQYSEYYNTKSIKMYLVGNRQQRQWVIMAAKELELMPTTEGGLDFKLNMTQLLDGYPGHEHSLPIYPIYNDVVKTIADSKMAVTPTLLVSYGGPWAENYYYSREKVWDDAKLQYFTPYEELAQKSRRRPGWFMDEEHVFKKHAEFMKDLVGAGGLAGVGSHGQLQGLGFHWELWSVSSGGMNNHDALKVATTLGAEALGLDGDLGSLRVGMLADILVMDENPLNDIRNTNTLTHVVKNGRVYKADTLDEVWPTEKKAEVFHWQTKKPEGLPGMKN, encoded by the coding sequence ATGCAAAATTCAATTCTAAAAAAGCTGTTAATTTGTGCCCTGCTTTTTTTATTTTTCCCACTCCTAGCACAGGAAACGGCCAAGGATTCCACTAAAAAAGCCACCAAAGAACTTCCCCTCGAACCCGAGCGCACCATCGAATTCGCAACGGATAGGGGTACTTGGATTTCCTTGGACGTGAGCCCCGACGGACAAACCATTGCCTTCGATTTAATGGGCGACATTTACACCATGCCCATCACCGGAGGAAAAGCTAAAGCACTGACTAATGGCCTGCAATATGATGTGCATCCGAGGTATAGTCCGGACGGCAAATCATTGGTCTTTATTTCCGATAAGAGCGGTTCCGATAACATTTGGACCATCGACCTGGCTTCTAAAAAAGAGACCCAGGTGACCGAAGAAAAGAAGCATAATTTCTTTTCTGCCGAATGGACACCTGATGGGGAATATTTGGTCGGGGCCAAAGGTCGCCGAAATATCAAACCGCATATCTATCATAAAGATGGAGGTTCGGGAAGTCAGTTGGTCGATAAACCTAAGGAGATTAAATTAATAGACCCTGCCTTCAGTGCCGATGGCAAACTCCTTTATTTTTCCCAACGAAAAAGTTCTTGGAACTATAATGCCCAATTACCACAATATCAAATCGGCGCCTACGATATGGAAGATGGCGATATGGCCGTAGTAACCTCTCGCTATGGTTCTGCCTTTACCCCAACTTTATCCAATGACGGTAACTGGTTGGTCTATGGTACGCGGTTCGAGGCCGAAACCGGACTGGTACTACGAAACCTTAAAACCGGTAAAGAACGCTGGTTGGCCTATCCCGTGCAGCGGGATGAACAAGAATCCATTGCTCCACTTGGGGTGTTGCCCGCCATGTCGTTTACGCCCGATAGTAAAAGTGTAATTGCCTCTTATGGGGGTAAGATTTACTCGATTTCCGTGGACGATAATGTGGCTAGGGAAATTCCGTTTCAAGTGGATGTAAAATTGGAATTGGGTCCACAATTGAAATTCAAATACCCTATTGAAGATACGACCGAAGCCTTGGTCACACAGATTCGCGATGCGAAGCCCTCCCCAGATGGTTCGCGATTGGCTTTTACAGCTTTAAATCGCTTATATGTGATGGCTTTGCCCAATGGGACACCTAAACGACTCACCACCAACGACTTTACCGAAGCACAACCTTCTTGGTCGCCTGACGGAACTTCCGTAGTATTTACCACTTGGAAGCAGGGCGGGGGTCATCTATACAAAATTAATGTTGACGGAAGGCCGAAACCCGTACGGCTGACCAAGGAACCGGGAATCTATACCCATCCCGCCTGGTCGTATAAAAGTAATCGTATCGTGTTTCACCGCGGCACGGCGCAAAGCTATGACGATGCCATAGGCCCTTTCGCTCAAGGAAGTCAGGTAGATTTGGCCTGGGTGTCCTCGAATGGTGGGGAGATTCAATTTATCGACAAGTCCAAAGGGCGGCAAATCCCCCATTTTACGAAAATAGACGACCGTATTTACCTAAGCCAAAATGAAAAGGGGCTTTTGTCCATTAGATGGGACGGCTCCGATGAAAAGGAGCATTTAAAACTGACAGGTATAGAAACCTTTGGTTCACAAGATATTTTTGGTAAAGACCATGATGGAGCGTACGGGATACCCTCAGCCTTACCGACCGCTGAAGACGGCTGGCGGGAAAATAAAAAAGCTTCGAAACCGACGGAAATTCATATTTCCCCGGACGGCAAAACGGCCTTGGCCTTGATCAACAACGATTTATATACAGTGACTATTCCCCGATATGGGAAAACGCCCAGCGTTTCTTTGGCAAAGGCGGATAAGGCCGCTTTTCCGGCCATGAAGCTTACCGTGATGGGCGGAGAGTTTCCAGTCTGGTCCCACGATAGTAAAAAGGTGCACTGGTCATTAGGGGCAAGTCACTTCAGGTACGACCTTTTGGCTGGAAAGAAGTTTCAGGACAGCCTGGACCTCATCAAAAAAGAGAAAGAAAAAATGAAGGGCAAGGAAACCGAAACGGATTCCACCGAGGTAGATAAGAAAGAGGACAAGGACAAGAAAGACCCAAAATTCCTTGCCGAGGAATTCAAGATAAAAGTGCGTTACGGCAAAGACATCCCACAGGGGATGGTCTTGTTGCGAGGGGGACGGCTGATTACGATGAAAGGTGATGAGGTTATCGAAAATGGGGATATACTCCTCGAAAACAACCGCATTAAGGCGATAGGCGCTTCGGGCAGCCTAACGGTTCCTGAAAACACCGTAATCATCGATGTTTCCGGAAAGACGCTCACCCCGGGTTTTGTAGATACGCACGCCCATATGTGGCCCAATTGGGGCGTACACAAGAACCAGATATGGATGTATTCGGCCAATCTGGCTTATGGCGTGACTACTACAAGAGATCCCCAAACCGCGACTACCGACGTGTTGACCTATGCCGATATGGTAGAGGCCGGAATGCTTCACGGACCACGTGTCTACAGTACAGGCCCGGGCGTAGGTTTTTGGAAGTATCAAATCGAGAGTCTGGACCACGCGAAAGAGGTGTTGAAACAATACAGCGAGTATTACAATACCAAAAGCATAAAGATGTATTTGGTCGGGAACCGCCAACAACGCCAATGGGTCATTATGGCTGCAAAGGAATTAGAACTCATGCCGACCACAGAAGGCGGACTCGATTTCAAATTGAACATGACCCAGCTACTCGACGGTTACCCGGGCCATGAACACTCCTTACCCATTTACCCCATTTACAATGATGTGGTCAAAACCATTGCGGATTCCAAGATGGCGGTTACACCAACCTTACTGGTTTCTTACGGAGGGCCTTGGGCAGAGAATTATTATTATTCCAGAGAGAAGGTATGGGATGATGCAAAACTGCAATACTTTACACCCTACGAAGAACTGGCCCAGAAATCAAGAAGAAGACCGGGCTGGTTTATGGACGAGGAACATGTATTCAAAAAACACGCCGAGTTTATGAAGGACTTGGTGGGGGCCGGTGGATTGGCCGGCGTAGGAAGCCATGGACAACTACAGGGACTGGGCTTTCATTGGGAACTATGGTCTGTAAGCAGCGGTGGAATGAACAACCACGATGCCCTTAAAGTCGCCACGACATTAGGTGCAGAGGCCTTAGGACTGGATGGGGATTTGGGAAGCTTGCGGGTGGGCATGTTGGCGGACATCCTTGTGATGGATGAAAACCCTTTAAATGACATTCGAAACACCAATACGTTAACGCATGTCGTAAAGAACGGGAGGGTGTATAAAGCGGATACTTTAGACGAGGTCTGGCCTACGGAGAAAAAGGCCGAAGTCTTTCACTGGCAGACCAAGAAACCGGAGGGGCTACCAGGGATGAAGAACTAG
- a CDS encoding family 20 glycosylhydrolase, giving the protein MSRTLIHSLLVCCICIAILACTEEKKKRVLNFPKTDLAAENMIPKPVKVIPTEGGFALDEFAAIYTTNAQDFQEIGKFLAAKIKGKTELDIPVNIAEVPNREGVIYINQSDSIDLQAPESYQLYITPDSVILNSNSAAGAFRGVQTLRQIISETSNDTLAAYPVWTIPTGKIIDGPQFEYRGAMLDVARHFFDVGDVKKFIDLLAYYKYNVLHLHLTDDQGWRIEIKSWPKLTEVGGSTEVGGEAGGFYTQEEYKELVAYAAQHHITIVPEVDMPGHTNAASVSYPILNGNGKTPKLYEGMRVGFSTLDTRKDTVYTFIDDVIREISAMTPGPYFHIGGDESDATKKSDYIYFVEKVEKIVQKYGKRMIGWDEIAQADLDSTSISQFWRHTDFANEAIEQDMKIIMSPAVKTYLDMQYDTLSKHGLHWAAYIPTDTAYNWTPEAYEGIPLKNILGIEAPLWSETISDIDELEYLAFPRAIGYSELSWTTEENRDWENYKVRLANQAPFLDRMDVKYYPSPLIDWKKSKYSYEEIKKD; this is encoded by the coding sequence ATGTCCAGAACTTTAATTCATAGCCTCCTTGTTTGCTGTATCTGCATCGCCATTCTTGCCTGCACTGAAGAAAAAAAGAAGCGGGTCCTTAATTTTCCAAAAACGGATTTGGCCGCGGAAAACATGATTCCGAAACCGGTAAAAGTAATCCCAACGGAAGGTGGGTTCGCCCTAGACGAATTTGCGGCCATTTACACTACCAATGCGCAGGATTTTCAAGAAATTGGGAAATTCCTAGCAGCTAAAATAAAAGGGAAAACAGAATTGGATATTCCTGTGAATATAGCGGAAGTTCCGAATCGGGAGGGTGTCATTTACATCAACCAATCTGATAGTATTGACCTGCAGGCACCGGAATCCTATCAATTGTACATAACCCCCGATTCGGTTATTTTAAATTCGAACTCCGCTGCGGGCGCCTTTCGCGGAGTACAGACATTGCGACAGATTATTTCGGAGACATCGAACGATACCTTGGCGGCCTATCCTGTTTGGACCATTCCTACGGGAAAGATAATCGATGGTCCGCAATTTGAATACCGAGGTGCCATGCTGGACGTAGCCCGACATTTCTTTGATGTGGGTGACGTTAAAAAATTCATCGACCTGCTCGCCTATTACAAGTACAATGTCCTGCATCTTCATTTGACAGATGACCAAGGATGGCGCATAGAAATCAAGTCATGGCCCAAACTGACCGAGGTGGGAGGAAGTACCGAAGTTGGTGGAGAAGCAGGTGGATTTTACACCCAAGAAGAGTATAAAGAGCTAGTGGCCTATGCGGCGCAACATCATATTACCATAGTTCCCGAGGTGGATATGCCCGGGCATACCAATGCGGCATCGGTCTCCTACCCCATTCTCAATGGAAATGGTAAGACGCCGAAGCTGTACGAAGGCATGCGCGTAGGCTTTAGTACTTTGGATACCCGAAAGGATACCGTCTACACTTTTATCGATGATGTGATTCGCGAGATTTCGGCCATGACCCCCGGCCCCTATTTTCATATCGGTGGTGATGAGAGCGATGCGACCAAAAAGAGCGATTATATCTACTTCGTAGAAAAAGTCGAAAAAATCGTTCAGAAATATGGCAAGCGGATGATCGGTTGGGATGAAATCGCACAGGCCGATTTAGATTCCACTTCGATATCACAATTTTGGAGACATACCGATTTTGCCAACGAAGCCATAGAACAGGATATGAAAATCATCATGTCTCCGGCAGTAAAGACCTATCTGGATATGCAATACGACACCCTCTCCAAGCACGGCCTGCATTGGGCGGCCTATATTCCTACGGATACAGCTTACAATTGGACTCCTGAGGCCTATGAAGGTATTCCCCTAAAAAATATTCTGGGCATTGAAGCACCACTTTGGTCAGAGACCATCAGCGATATCGACGAATTGGAATACCTTGCTTTCCCCAGAGCCATCGGCTATTCCGAACTAAGCTGGACTACCGAGGAAAATAGGGATTGGGAGAACTACAAAGTCAGGCTAGCCAACCAAGCGCCGTTTCTTGACCGTATGGACGTAAAATACTATCCTTCTCCTTTAATCGACTGGAAAAAAAGCAAGTATAGCTACGAAGAGATAAAGAAGGATTAA
- a CDS encoding GDSL-type esterase/lipase family protein, which translates to MKKFVLFLLLLPLASRAQDPARFAEEIASIQQKYDTLWDASKETIVFTGSSSVRIWKTLESSFPNHQIVNSGFGGSEASDLLAYSNELIYRFQPKKVFIYEGDNDINSKKRPKKIISDMQLIIAGIRAHNPETKIVLIAAKPSLARWNYRRNYKRLNRKFRRLSQNDDFIDYVDVWKPMLDGRKVKKDIFIEDGLHMNEKGYRIWYDTIKGFVEE; encoded by the coding sequence ATGAAAAAGTTTGTTTTATTCTTACTACTATTACCACTGGCCTCCCGAGCTCAAGATCCGGCTCGGTTTGCCGAAGAAATCGCCAGCATTCAACAGAAGTACGATACTTTATGGGATGCCTCAAAGGAGACAATCGTTTTTACCGGCAGTTCAAGTGTTCGTATCTGGAAAACCCTGGAAAGCAGCTTTCCGAACCACCAAATCGTGAATTCCGGTTTCGGGGGCTCTGAGGCTTCCGATTTGTTGGCTTATTCAAATGAATTGATTTATCGATTTCAACCTAAAAAAGTATTTATTTATGAAGGGGATAACGATATCAATTCCAAGAAAAGACCGAAAAAGATCATCAGCGATATGCAGCTTATCATCGCCGGCATCCGCGCTCACAATCCAGAAACCAAAATAGTACTGATTGCGGCCAAACCGAGTCTTGCTCGATGGAATTACCGCAGGAACTACAAACGCCTGAACCGCAAATTCAGAAGGTTGAGCCAGAATGATGACTTTATCGACTACGTAGATGTTTGGAAACCCATGCTAGACGGTAGAAAGGTAAAAAAGGATATTTTTATTGAGGATGGTTTGCATATGAACGAGAAAGGCTATCGCATTTGGTACGATACCATTAAAGGCTTTGTTGAAGAATGA
- a CDS encoding alpha/beta hydrolase: MLKNLIALILLTALSLHFALAQEIIELPFEKPAETIWVGGEKEYYSKIWNNPVVTNVSVPSMQVFRPEKPNGTAVIVAPGGGLYALSIKSEGTDVAEWLAQKGITAFVLKYRLVPTGEDGVQEITKDGMTNPARIVERVSPVMPYSIADALAAIDHVRKNAEDFKIDTDKVGFMGFSAGGAVTMGVGYNYTPENRPDFLVPVYPWTTVYPVQEVPADAPPMLVICASNDPLGLAPGSIELYTSWLKANKSVALQMFSKGGHGFGMKAQNLPSDNWIARFHDWAIAEGLTTAPTIE; encoded by the coding sequence ATGTTGAAAAATTTAATTGCCCTTATCCTACTAACAGCCCTCTCGCTGCATTTCGCGCTGGCCCAAGAAATTATCGAGTTACCCTTTGAAAAACCAGCGGAAACCATCTGGGTAGGTGGTGAAAAAGAATATTATTCCAAAATATGGAATAATCCGGTGGTGACGAATGTATCGGTTCCTAGTATGCAGGTGTTTCGACCGGAAAAACCAAACGGAACTGCAGTTATTGTCGCTCCAGGGGGTGGCCTTTATGCGCTAAGTATCAAAAGTGAAGGCACAGACGTTGCCGAGTGGCTCGCTCAAAAAGGCATTACCGCGTTCGTTTTAAAATATCGACTGGTACCCACTGGCGAAGATGGGGTTCAGGAAATTACCAAAGACGGGATGACAAACCCAGCCAGAATCGTTGAACGGGTATCTCCGGTCATGCCCTATTCCATTGCCGACGCCCTCGCCGCTATCGATCATGTGCGGAAGAACGCCGAGGACTTCAAAATCGATACCGATAAGGTAGGCTTTATGGGTTTCTCCGCTGGCGGAGCGGTGACCATGGGAGTGGGCTATAATTATACCCCCGAGAATAGACCCGACTTTTTGGTCCCCGTTTATCCTTGGACAACGGTGTACCCGGTACAGGAGGTTCCAGCCGATGCCCCCCCGATGTTAGTGATTTGTGCCAGTAATGATCCTTTGGGTCTCGCACCGGGCAGTATCGAACTCTACACCTCATGGCTCAAAGCGAACAAATCGGTCGCGCTACAGATGTTTTCCAAGGGCGGGCATGGCTTTGGAATGAAGGCACAGAATCTGCCCAGCGATAATTGGATAGCACGCTTTCACGATTGGGCCATTGCCGAAGGCCTGACCACTGCACCAACCATTGAATAG
- a CDS encoding MIP/aquaporin family protein, protein MMVYLFEFIGTALLLLLGNGIVANVVLKGTKGSDAGWVGITIGWGVAVFVGVFVSADISGAHLNPAVTLGFAAAGKFEWQLVPGYILAQFLGAMVGSVLVWLTYKKQYEITENQEGILNTFANTPAIRSPFWNFLTEAIATFAFMLAIFYIAGGKMAEENISLGSLDALPVALLVLAIGISLGGPTGYAINPARDLGPRIMHALLPIKSKGHSHWYYAWIPVFGPIVGALLAALVYMLIGN, encoded by the coding sequence ATGATGGTATATCTTTTTGAGTTTATCGGAACAGCACTCCTTCTGCTGCTCGGGAACGGAATCGTTGCCAATGTGGTGCTGAAGGGTACAAAGGGCTCCGATGCCGGCTGGGTCGGCATTACCATCGGTTGGGGCGTTGCCGTATTTGTTGGGGTATTTGTATCGGCGGATATCAGTGGAGCCCATTTAAATCCTGCTGTCACACTAGGTTTTGCGGCGGCCGGCAAATTTGAATGGCAATTGGTTCCCGGTTATATTCTAGCACAATTTTTAGGGGCCATGGTGGGCTCGGTCCTGGTTTGGCTTACCTATAAAAAGCAGTATGAAATAACCGAAAATCAAGAAGGTATCCTGAACACCTTTGCGAACACCCCGGCGATTAGGAGTCCGTTTTGGAACTTCCTTACGGAAGCGATTGCCACCTTTGCTTTCATGTTGGCCATCTTTTATATCGCTGGCGGGAAAATGGCCGAGGAAAATATTTCTCTGGGGTCGCTAGATGCGCTTCCCGTCGCCTTGTTGGTCTTAGCGATCGGTATCAGTCTTGGAGGCCCGACCGGTTATGCCATCAATCCCGCCCGGGATTTGGGGCCAAGAATCATGCATGCACTTCTGCCCATAAAATCAAAGGGACACAGCCATTGGTACTATGCTTGGATTCCAGTATTTGGCCCTATCGTCGGAGCACTCTTGGCCGCTTTGGTGTATATGCTGATCGGAAACTGA